One Azospirillum sp. B510 genomic window carries:
- a CDS encoding IS110 family transposase, whose product MKPFVKRQKNDAADAEAIAEAARRPNLRFVAVKSAEHQARAVTFRTHQCFVKQRTQLINALRGHLAEFGVIAPGGATNVKRLEQATREEGTDLPAVVRDGPLLPRTDCGSDDQDRRVGSAAATGVPHG is encoded by the coding sequence GTGAAGCCGTTCGTCAAGCGGCAGAAGAACGATGCCGCCGATGCGGAGGCGATCGCGGAAGCGGCACGCCGCCCGAACCTTCGGTTCGTTGCGGTCAAAAGCGCCGAACATCAGGCGCGCGCCGTCACCTTCCGCACCCACCAGTGTTTCGTGAAACAGCGCACCCAGCTCATCAATGCTCTGCGCGGCCATCTGGCGGAATTCGGGGTGATCGCTCCCGGCGGAGCGACCAATGTCAAGCGGTTGGAGCAGGCGACCCGCGAGGAGGGCACCGACCTGCCGGCAGTCGTGCGAGATGGCCCGCTTTTACCTCGAACAGATTGCGGCTCTGACGATCAGGATCGACGAGTTGGTTCAGCAGCTGCAACTGGCGTCCCGCACGGATAG
- a CDS encoding IS110 family transposase: protein MARFYLEQIAALTIRIDELVQQLQLASRTDSFLRRLCTVPGVGPVTAGAIAAFAPDLRTFSNGRNFAAWLGLVPKQHSSGGKTRLGGMSRMGQEDIRKLLIVGAMSCIRWICRRGTNPDNWLGRLLARKPRMVAAVALANKMARAIWAMVVKQQDYRTA, encoded by the coding sequence ATGGCCCGCTTTTACCTCGAACAGATTGCGGCTCTGACGATCAGGATCGACGAGTTGGTTCAGCAGCTGCAACTGGCGTCCCGCACGGATAGCTTTCTGCGGCGCCTGTGCACGGTTCCAGGCGTTGGTCCCGTGACGGCCGGCGCCATTGCCGCCTTCGCGCCTGACTTGCGGACCTTCTCCAACGGCAGGAACTTCGCGGCCTGGCTTGGGCTGGTACCGAAGCAGCATTCGTCCGGCGGCAAGACCCGGCTGGGCGGCATGAGCAGGATGGGACAGGAAGACATCCGCAAGCTGCTGATCGTCGGCGCCATGAGTTGCATCCGATGGATCTGCCGACGCGGCACGAACCCGGACAACTGGCTCGGCCGTCTCTTGGCCCGCAAGCCACGCATGGTTGCCGCCGTCGCCCTGGCCAACAAGATGGCGCGCGCCATCTGGGCGATGGTGGTCAAGCAACAGGATTATCGGACAGCGTGA
- a CDS encoding nucleotidyltransferase domain-containing protein, which produces MTFDRIPATVRQRIGAKLDRIELDSGVRILLAVESGSRAWGFASPDSDYDVRFLYVRPLDRYLSLTRERDVIELPIEDDLDINGWDISKALSLLGKANPVLFEWLASPIRYRADEESVDLVQAFAGRVAHRTAAIHHYRSLASSSLRRHIDGQDRVRLKKYFYGVRPACALAWLRTRPADRLPMALGALMDGLSLSPAIRDAIGGLLARKQQLSEIGEGPRIPVLDAFIASEVMAATASDPGPTEKAALAAEADRLFRRLVRGPMPQNPVGIADHPAS; this is translated from the coding sequence ATGACTTTCGATCGCATCCCCGCCACCGTCCGCCAGCGCATCGGCGCCAAGCTCGACCGGATTGAACTGGACAGCGGCGTCCGCATCCTGCTGGCGGTCGAATCCGGCAGCCGCGCCTGGGGCTTCGCATCACCCGACAGCGACTATGACGTGCGTTTCCTCTATGTCCGGCCGCTCGACCGCTATCTGAGCCTGACCAGGGAGCGGGATGTCATTGAATTGCCCATCGAGGACGATCTCGACATCAACGGCTGGGACATCAGCAAGGCGCTCTCCCTGCTGGGCAAGGCGAATCCGGTCCTGTTCGAATGGCTGGCCTCGCCCATCCGCTACCGCGCGGACGAGGAATCGGTGGATCTGGTGCAGGCGTTCGCCGGCCGGGTCGCGCACCGGACGGCGGCGATCCACCATTACCGGAGCCTGGCCTCCAGCAGCCTGAGGCGTCACATCGATGGTCAGGACCGGGTCCGGCTGAAGAAATATTTCTACGGCGTGCGTCCGGCCTGCGCGCTGGCCTGGTTGCGCACGCGGCCGGCGGACCGGCTGCCGATGGCGCTCGGCGCGCTGATGGATGGCCTCTCCCTCTCTCCCGCGATTCGCGACGCGATCGGCGGCTTGCTGGCGCGCAAGCAGCAACTGTCCGAAATCGGCGAAGGCCCACGGATCCCCGTTCTCGACGCCTTCATCGCCTCCGAGGTCATGGCGGCGACCGCTTCCGACCCCGGCCCCACCGAAAAGGCGGCCCTTGCCGCCGAAGCCGACCGGCTGTTCCGCCGTCTGGTGCGCGGCCCCATGCCGCAGAACCCGGTGGGCATAGCCGACCATCCCGCTTCCTGA
- a CDS encoding AAA family ATPase, whose amino-acid sequence MSTSSPESSPGSPIALTPATLPEFLLAVAPVRPVYIKGPPGIGKSSLVTDFAAAVGLDCVTLLGSQMLPEDLLGVPRIEDGRTRFCPPARIARDTPYCLFLDELPNASKEVQKALYPLVFEKRIDDYVLPAGSVVIAAGNRAEDAAFVNPLSSALLNRLVVVELRASAREWLDWARRNAVHEQVIRYVEARPDHLWSRPPRSEEPFSTPRSWHALSDAMAAFGDALTDEWVGILAAGCLSPAHAVQFRAFLRQSRLRYDVAKLLKGEIRWPDAPGDRDVLYFLSQSFRAHLVKELPAEPAGIKPPHRELAHAAKALLRSLAAISLEIAQGVVAADEDDRGIPGWFLAEVVRDLPRLAAQAR is encoded by the coding sequence ATGTCCACGTCCTCGCCGGAATCATCCCCCGGCTCGCCCATCGCTCTGACCCCTGCCACCCTGCCCGAGTTCCTGCTGGCTGTCGCCCCGGTGCGCCCGGTCTATATCAAGGGTCCGCCGGGCATCGGAAAATCCAGCCTGGTCACCGACTTCGCCGCCGCTGTCGGGCTGGATTGCGTCACCCTGCTCGGCAGCCAGATGCTGCCCGAGGATCTGCTCGGCGTTCCCCGCATCGAGGATGGTCGCACCCGCTTCTGTCCGCCGGCCCGCATCGCGCGCGACACCCCCTATTGCCTGTTCCTGGACGAGTTGCCCAACGCCTCCAAGGAGGTGCAGAAGGCGCTCTATCCGCTGGTGTTCGAAAAGCGGATCGACGATTACGTGCTGCCGGCCGGGTCGGTGGTGATCGCCGCCGGCAACCGGGCCGAGGACGCCGCCTTCGTCAATCCGCTGTCCAGCGCCCTGCTGAACCGGTTGGTCGTCGTCGAGCTGCGGGCGTCGGCGCGCGAATGGCTGGACTGGGCGCGGCGCAACGCGGTGCACGAGCAGGTCATCCGCTATGTCGAGGCCCGCCCCGACCATCTGTGGAGCCGCCCGCCGCGCAGCGAGGAGCCCTTCTCCACCCCGCGCTCCTGGCACGCGCTGTCCGACGCCATGGCGGCCTTCGGCGACGCCCTGACCGACGAGTGGGTCGGCATTCTCGCCGCCGGCTGCCTGTCGCCCGCCCATGCCGTCCAGTTCCGCGCCTTCCTGCGCCAGTCGCGTCTGCGCTACGACGTCGCCAAGCTGCTGAAGGGAGAAATCCGCTGGCCGGACGCGCCCGGCGACCGCGACGTCCTCTATTTCCTGTCCCAGTCCTTCCGCGCCCATCTGGTCAAGGAACTGCCGGCCGAGCCGGCGGGCATCAAGCCGCCGCACCGCGAACTCGCCCATGCCGCCAAGGCCCTGCTGCGCAGCCTCGCCGCCATCAGCCTGGAGATCGCCCAGGGCGTCGTCGCCGCCGACGAGGATGACCGCGGCATTCCCGGCTGGTTCCTGGCCGAGGTGGTGCGCGACCTGCCGCGGCTCGCCGCGCAGGCCCGGTGA
- a CDS encoding vWA domain-containing protein yields MGKRRSADRTVSDPATLAFRDGVALLAGHPLTAPLLHAAHLIRSKDRPWPYGAAAWCVVTPAGDIVCNPARRGTPQEWARAVAHALLHLGMEHFQDKANPRLWNAACDVVVCRLLDGFGIFADVAGDAAGETVDPTLIPDAGEAELYGWMVAHGCPDSVWALGTAGPHPDMVDAPVERWRGKIRWADLFVDGMREAVRRAVAVAGGRILRLDAKTEQVSAAEEARRWFIDRFPLLGAIAAAFRIIEDPVACRSLDVSVAAVSDMAGEIYVNPAHGLSPDELRFVMAHELLHAALRHLARRRGRDAFLWNVACDYVVNGWLLEMAVGAMPAGLLHDPQLKGMSAETVYDRLCGDLRRARKLATLRGAGLCDMLEERRGGPPPGSGDWTDLDAFYRRALMDGLELHRERGRGTIPAGLIEEIRALAHPPLEWDVELGRWFDERFSPIETVRSFARPSRRQAGTPDIPRPSRRPAFGTVEDRTFGVLLDSSGSMDRILLGTALGAIASYATAKDVRHVRVVFCDAAAYDQGYLDVVEIASRLTVRGRGGTVLQPGIDLLEDAEDFPKDAPLLVITDGECDRLTIRRDHALLIPAGRPLPFAPRGPVFRVR; encoded by the coding sequence ATGGGCAAGCGCCGCAGCGCCGACAGGACCGTCTCCGATCCGGCGACCCTTGCCTTCCGGGACGGTGTCGCCCTCCTGGCCGGGCATCCGCTGACCGCGCCGCTTCTGCATGCCGCCCACCTCATCCGCAGCAAGGATCGACCCTGGCCCTATGGCGCCGCCGCTTGGTGCGTCGTCACCCCGGCGGGCGACATCGTCTGCAACCCGGCCCGGCGCGGCACCCCGCAGGAGTGGGCGCGGGCGGTGGCGCATGCCCTGCTGCATCTTGGCATGGAGCATTTCCAGGACAAGGCGAATCCCCGGCTGTGGAACGCCGCCTGCGATGTGGTGGTCTGCCGCCTGCTCGACGGCTTCGGAATTTTCGCCGACGTCGCTGGCGATGCCGCCGGTGAAACCGTCGATCCGACCCTCATCCCCGATGCCGGCGAGGCGGAGCTTTACGGCTGGATGGTCGCCCACGGCTGCCCGGACAGTGTATGGGCGCTCGGCACCGCCGGACCGCATCCCGACATGGTCGATGCGCCGGTGGAGCGCTGGCGCGGCAAGATCCGCTGGGCCGACCTCTTCGTCGACGGCATGCGGGAGGCGGTCCGGCGCGCGGTGGCGGTGGCCGGCGGGCGCATCCTGCGGTTGGACGCCAAGACCGAACAGGTCAGCGCCGCCGAGGAGGCGCGGCGCTGGTTCATCGACCGCTTCCCGCTGCTGGGCGCCATCGCCGCCGCCTTCCGCATCATCGAGGATCCGGTGGCCTGCCGCTCGCTCGACGTGTCGGTGGCCGCCGTCAGCGACATGGCCGGCGAGATCTATGTGAATCCCGCCCACGGGCTGTCCCCCGACGAGCTGCGCTTCGTCATGGCGCATGAGTTGCTGCATGCGGCCCTGCGCCATCTCGCACGGCGGCGCGGGCGCGACGCCTTCCTGTGGAACGTCGCCTGCGACTACGTCGTCAATGGCTGGCTGCTGGAAATGGCGGTCGGCGCGATGCCCGCCGGCCTGCTGCACGATCCGCAACTGAAGGGGATGTCTGCCGAGACCGTCTATGACCGGCTGTGCGGCGACCTGCGGCGGGCGCGCAAGCTCGCCACCCTGCGCGGCGCCGGGCTGTGCGACATGCTGGAGGAGCGCCGGGGCGGGCCGCCGCCCGGCTCCGGCGACTGGACCGACCTCGACGCCTTCTACCGCCGCGCGCTGATGGACGGGCTGGAACTGCATCGCGAGCGCGGGCGCGGCACCATCCCCGCCGGCCTGATCGAGGAGATCCGGGCGCTGGCCCATCCCCCGCTGGAGTGGGACGTCGAGCTTGGCCGCTGGTTCGACGAGCGCTTCTCCCCGATCGAGACGGTGCGCAGCTTCGCCCGGCCCAGCCGCCGTCAGGCCGGCACGCCGGACATCCCGCGCCCCAGCCGGCGCCCGGCCTTCGGCACGGTGGAGGATCGCACCTTCGGCGTCCTGCTCGACAGTTCGGGGTCGATGGACCGCATCCTGCTGGGCACGGCGCTGGGCGCCATCGCCAGCTACGCCACCGCCAAGGACGTGCGTCATGTCCGGGTGGTGTTCTGCGACGCCGCCGCCTACGACCAGGGCTATCTCGACGTGGTGGAGATCGCCAGCCGCCTGACGGTGCGCGGACGCGGCGGCACCGTGCTGCAACCCGGCATCGACCTGCTGGAGGATGCCGAGGATTTCCCCAAGGACGCCCCGCTGCTGGTCATCACCGATGGGGAATGCGACAGGCTGACCATCCGCCGCGACCACGCCCTGCTGATCCCGGCCGGCAGACCCCTGCCCTTCGCGCCGCGGGGGCCGGTGTTCAGGGTGAGGTAA
- the cas7u gene encoding type I-G CRISPR-associated RAMP protein Csb1/Cas7g, whose product MAITTLTRMVAENAALRRRQTLQPVGGRNDKIFPPTYPGEGRNAQPTHVYEWRRIDGDDIACVLVDSPQSQVNRLEESLLAAHRDGMVRIPHVVVDFKDFDLAGLSELTSLDAPHRVYDAILRDSLLGNEPFMDSALGKRLAKAKPEDASALLETSPNALLFGSWHSTGEGGGLGAKFARCLVSEIVAIGVPVEGVKNQRTGEIEPRTAGRRTGSRIDPLGVLRKVEVFKGPAGWDITADGAGKKSKKVRPSEINHGNIAPSISALGITCDHLEQTVVISFAALRRLRFGSPERDAAGRALLAALGLLAIVEQDAQGYALRSRCDLVCDGRAPLELVHPDGTTTAIDLDREGARALYRDAVAAAIKAGFALPEEPIRLVPQDKLVAIVRRSQELALEGKGGEEDGEGDGASS is encoded by the coding sequence ATGGCTATCACCACGCTCACGCGCATGGTCGCGGAGAATGCCGCCCTGCGCCGTCGCCAGACCCTTCAGCCGGTTGGCGGCAGGAACGATAAGATCTTCCCCCCAACCTACCCCGGCGAGGGCCGCAACGCTCAGCCGACCCATGTCTATGAGTGGCGCCGCATCGACGGCGACGATATCGCCTGCGTGCTGGTCGACAGCCCACAATCCCAGGTGAACCGGCTGGAAGAGTCCCTGCTCGCAGCCCACCGCGACGGGATGGTGCGCATCCCCCATGTGGTGGTCGATTTCAAGGACTTCGATCTCGCCGGCCTGTCGGAACTGACCTCGCTCGACGCGCCGCACCGCGTCTATGACGCCATCCTGCGCGACAGCCTGCTGGGCAACGAGCCCTTCATGGACAGCGCGCTCGGCAAGCGGCTGGCCAAGGCGAAGCCAGAGGATGCCAGCGCGCTGCTGGAAACCTCCCCCAACGCTCTGCTGTTCGGCTCCTGGCATTCCACCGGCGAGGGCGGCGGGCTGGGGGCCAAGTTCGCCCGCTGCCTGGTGTCGGAGATCGTCGCCATCGGCGTGCCGGTCGAAGGGGTGAAGAACCAACGCACCGGCGAGATTGAGCCGCGCACCGCCGGACGCCGCACCGGCAGCCGCATCGACCCGCTGGGCGTGCTGCGCAAGGTCGAGGTGTTCAAGGGTCCGGCCGGCTGGGATATCACGGCCGATGGCGCCGGCAAGAAGTCGAAGAAGGTCCGCCCGTCCGAGATCAACCACGGCAACATCGCGCCGTCGATCTCCGCCCTCGGCATCACTTGCGACCATCTGGAACAGACGGTGGTGATCAGCTTCGCCGCGCTGCGGCGGCTGCGCTTCGGCTCGCCGGAGCGGGATGCCGCCGGGCGGGCGCTGCTGGCGGCCCTCGGCCTGCTCGCCATCGTCGAACAGGATGCCCAGGGCTATGCGCTGCGTTCGCGCTGCGATCTGGTCTGCGACGGCCGGGCGCCGCTGGAGCTGGTCCATCCCGACGGCACCACCACCGCCATCGATCTCGACCGCGAGGGCGCGCGCGCGCTCTACCGCGATGCCGTGGCGGCGGCGATCAAGGCCGGTTTCGCCCTGCCCGAGGAGCCGATCCGGCTGGTTCCGCAGGACAAGCTGGTCGCCATCGTCCGCCGCAGCCAGGAACTCGCCCTGGAAGGCAAGGGCGGCGAGGAGGACGGCGAGGGCGATGGGGCCTCGTCATGA
- the csb2 gene encoding type I-G CRISPR-associated protein Csb2 has product MTATPTAPTATAPKSPALVLEIDYLLGVAFAASGPEADQPDWPPQPPRVFSALVASWAARGQRPEETAALKWLEEQRTPRIVASGHTTRSAPVRFVPPNDAESGRSGDKAVLPSLRSRQARRFPAARPFNSKVSLHWPDTVPDDGMMAALEALAADTAYVGHSTSLTRCRFLREADGPLPENAHWPTLTIYPGRLDELRRLYDAKQRPGPGNPFKPPATPRTETAGVFADRWLLLEHVVSRTGDSEMPDLRAAALVAKKIHKTLLSGYGKIGLNNEAIPEVVSGHQPDRGPSRAPHIAIVPMSFTGFPHADGHALGFAVIPPRGSGLFEDPDFLKALRMVAPVDEDSERRLMRLDGLTFAPTFDPPERRRSLDPALYTTAATTFATVTPIVLDRHLKERGEARQIEIAGQIAAACRNVGLPEPAELVPDKHSALEGAPSAYPSGNAPAWMRWKLPDALASRQLTHAVIRFPHEVRGPVLLGAGRFLGLGLCRPLDSKEERS; this is encoded by the coding sequence ATGACGGCGACGCCCACCGCTCCAACGGCCACCGCCCCAAAGTCCCCTGCCCTGGTGCTGGAGATCGACTATCTGCTGGGCGTCGCCTTCGCGGCGTCCGGCCCGGAAGCCGACCAGCCGGACTGGCCGCCCCAGCCGCCGCGCGTGTTTTCCGCCCTGGTCGCCTCCTGGGCGGCGCGCGGCCAGCGACCGGAGGAAACCGCGGCCCTGAAGTGGCTGGAGGAACAGCGGACGCCGCGCATCGTCGCGTCCGGCCACACCACCCGCTCCGCACCCGTCCGTTTCGTTCCGCCCAACGATGCGGAAAGCGGGCGGTCCGGCGACAAGGCGGTCCTGCCGTCGCTGCGCTCCCGCCAGGCGCGCCGCTTTCCCGCCGCGCGGCCCTTCAACTCCAAGGTCAGCCTGCACTGGCCCGACACCGTCCCCGACGACGGGATGATGGCGGCGCTGGAGGCGCTGGCGGCCGACACCGCCTATGTCGGCCATTCCACCAGCCTGACCCGCTGCCGCTTCCTGCGTGAGGCGGATGGGCCGCTGCCGGAAAACGCCCACTGGCCGACCTTGACGATCTATCCGGGACGGCTCGACGAGTTGCGGCGGCTCTATGACGCCAAACAGCGCCCCGGCCCCGGCAATCCGTTCAAGCCGCCAGCAACCCCGCGCACGGAGACGGCGGGCGTCTTCGCCGACCGCTGGCTGCTGCTGGAGCATGTGGTTTCCAGGACGGGCGATAGCGAGATGCCCGACCTGCGGGCCGCCGCCCTGGTCGCCAAGAAAATCCACAAGACCCTGCTCAGCGGCTACGGCAAGATCGGCCTAAACAACGAAGCCATCCCGGAGGTGGTCAGCGGCCACCAGCCCGACCGCGGGCCATCCCGCGCGCCGCACATCGCCATCGTGCCGATGAGCTTCACCGGCTTTCCCCATGCCGATGGCCACGCGCTCGGCTTCGCCGTCATTCCGCCGCGCGGCAGCGGTCTGTTCGAGGATCCCGATTTCCTGAAAGCGCTGCGGATGGTGGCGCCGGTGGACGAGGACAGCGAACGCCGGCTGATGCGGCTGGACGGCCTGACCTTCGCCCCCACCTTCGATCCGCCGGAAAGGCGGCGCTCGCTCGACCCCGCACTTTACACCACAGCGGCGACGACCTTCGCCACCGTGACCCCGATCGTCCTCGACCGCCACCTGAAGGAGCGGGGGGAGGCGCGGCAAATCGAAATCGCCGGCCAGATCGCCGCCGCCTGCCGCAATGTCGGGTTGCCGGAACCGGCTGAATTGGTGCCCGACAAGCATTCCGCCCTGGAAGGGGCGCCGTCGGCCTATCCCTCCGGCAACGCCCCGGCCTGGATGCGCTGGAAACTGCCCGACGCGCTCGCCAGCCGCCAGCTGACCCATGCGGTGATCCGTTTTCCCCATGAGGTCCGGGGGCCGGTTCTGCTTGGCGCCGGTCGCTTCCTCGGCCTGGGCCTTTGCCGCCCGCTGGACAGCAAGGAGGAGCGGTCATGA
- the cas3u gene encoding type I-G CRISPR-associated helicase/endonuclease Cas3g, which produces MTSLTADHFTAFFTEIHGHPPFPWQRRLAAQVAATGEWPDQLALPTGFGKTAAIDVAVFHLALEADRGPQRRAPMRIAFVVDRRLVVDDAFERAKDIKKALVEPKGPVTTLVAERLRKLTGETDAPPLVVQRLRGGIPREDGWARSPAQPTILCSTVDQVGSRLLFRGYGVSDAAKPIHAGLIGADCLILLDEAHLAEPFRQTLRRIARHKNGGPEAVSAPWRVALLSATPRPEEGATLFEPDTEDADNPILAARRNAPKPVRLIAPPKGKAEAVEEEDGDAKGDAAAEWQRVGSLADAVTAAIADLRAQGIDRPAVAVVVNRIARARQLFERLEAENGADAEPILMIGPTRAPDREKAVETLLPLRTQLWTENEARALESTTIVVATQCLEAGADLDFDGLISEAAPLDALRQRFGRLNRAGRPFVAHGAVVAGKPDLSTRYDDPVYGRSIKAAWDWLSGRAAGGTVDFGPAAFDALLKETPPPETPSPYSPHADAPVLMPAHLDLLSQTAPVPACDPEVSLYLHGPRRQPDAVSVIWRADVEPGRPDDADLRRLLLLVPPRSGEAVELPVWTVRRWLTTGARETGQLADLPATEPDESAPHRSNAPVKRVFRWSGDDDRSRWIEPSALRAGDTILVPARYGGLDGFGWNPEAAGPVRDVAAEVAKPFAGRRFAVRVAPGLLLPAPDGLLDKEERQEREAEADAAAAGLRQALGDTGSVTDWTRVRDAVLALGLPEELKAALTRLDHAKGRHRRVEMHRDLYGEDGDQPRGIVFVAPLGLKDMTAEDDKADGGSTDDDIAGSLPGYAQPLAEHSGEVEAMATHFAGSAGLSPERVTDLAIAGYLHDLGKIDERFQRWLAGDPLADPDRVLAKSGRKLPRDARERAGLPPHWRHEALSVRLARETPRLEEAMDPQLVLWLIGTHHGHGRPLFPHRDEKDAEQRPNLPAALGNRTSLAPGHGPQSLGFDLDGLDWPGLFEALKAKYGLWELARMEAILRLADQRASAEAAKRKGDEAGKTAGKTEGDAA; this is translated from the coding sequence ATGACGTCTCTCACCGCCGACCACTTCACCGCCTTCTTCACCGAAATCCACGGCCACCCGCCCTTTCCCTGGCAGCGGCGCCTCGCCGCGCAGGTGGCGGCAACCGGCGAATGGCCCGACCAGCTCGCCCTGCCTACCGGCTTCGGCAAGACGGCGGCCATCGACGTCGCCGTCTTCCATCTGGCGCTGGAGGCCGACCGGGGACCGCAGCGGCGGGCGCCGATGCGCATCGCCTTCGTCGTCGACCGCCGTCTGGTGGTGGACGATGCCTTCGAGCGGGCGAAGGACATCAAAAAGGCCCTGGTCGAGCCGAAGGGCCCCGTCACCACCCTGGTCGCCGAGCGGCTGCGCAAGCTGACCGGCGAGACGGACGCGCCGCCGCTGGTGGTCCAGCGCCTGCGCGGCGGCATCCCGCGCGAGGATGGCTGGGCGCGCAGCCCGGCCCAGCCGACCATCCTGTGTTCCACCGTGGATCAGGTCGGCTCGCGATTGCTGTTCCGCGGCTATGGCGTGTCCGACGCGGCAAAGCCGATCCATGCCGGGCTGATCGGCGCCGATTGCCTGATCTTGCTCGACGAGGCCCATCTGGCCGAACCGTTCCGGCAGACGCTCCGCCGGATCGCAAGGCACAAGAACGGCGGCCCTGAGGCCGTCTCGGCACCCTGGCGGGTGGCCCTGCTGTCGGCGACGCCGCGTCCCGAGGAGGGAGCGACGCTGTTCGAACCGGACACGGAGGATGCCGACAACCCGATCCTCGCCGCCCGCCGAAACGCTCCCAAGCCGGTGCGGCTGATCGCTCCGCCCAAGGGCAAGGCCGAAGCCGTCGAAGAGGAGGACGGCGACGCCAAGGGGGACGCCGCCGCCGAGTGGCAGCGTGTCGGCTCCCTCGCCGACGCGGTGACGGCCGCCATCGCCGACCTGCGCGCGCAGGGCATCGACCGCCCGGCGGTGGCCGTCGTGGTCAACCGCATCGCCCGCGCCCGTCAGTTGTTCGAGCGGCTGGAGGCGGAGAACGGCGCCGATGCCGAACCGATCCTGATGATCGGCCCGACCCGCGCCCCGGATCGCGAGAAGGCGGTCGAGACTCTCCTCCCGCTGCGCACCCAGCTATGGACGGAGAACGAAGCGCGGGCGCTGGAGAGCACCACCATCGTCGTCGCCACCCAATGCCTGGAAGCCGGTGCCGACCTTGATTTCGACGGGCTGATCAGCGAGGCGGCACCGCTCGACGCGCTGCGCCAGCGCTTCGGCCGGCTGAACCGGGCCGGGCGGCCCTTCGTCGCCCACGGCGCGGTGGTCGCTGGAAAGCCGGATCTCTCGACCCGCTACGACGATCCCGTCTATGGCCGCTCGATCAAGGCGGCGTGGGACTGGCTCTCCGGACGGGCGGCGGGCGGCACCGTCGATTTCGGACCGGCGGCCTTCGATGCGTTGTTGAAGGAGACTCCACCCCCCGAGACTCCGTCGCCCTATTCGCCGCACGCCGACGCGCCGGTGCTGATGCCGGCCCATCTCGACCTGCTGAGCCAGACCGCGCCGGTGCCGGCCTGCGATCCCGAGGTCTCGCTCTATCTGCACGGCCCCCGCCGACAGCCCGACGCGGTGTCGGTGATCTGGCGGGCCGACGTCGAGCCGGGCCGCCCGGACGACGCCGACCTGCGCCGTCTTCTGCTGCTCGTGCCGCCGCGCTCCGGCGAGGCGGTGGAACTGCCGGTGTGGACGGTGCGCCGCTGGCTGACGACCGGGGCACGGGAGACCGGCCAGCTGGCCGATCTTCCCGCCACGGAACCGGACGAGTCCGCGCCCCATCGGTCGAACGCCCCGGTGAAGCGGGTCTTCCGCTGGTCGGGCGACGACGACCGGTCCCGCTGGATAGAGCCATCGGCTCTGCGCGCCGGTGACACCATCCTCGTTCCCGCGCGCTATGGCGGCCTGGACGGCTTCGGCTGGAACCCCGAGGCAGCCGGCCCCGTTCGCGACGTCGCCGCCGAGGTGGCGAAGCCCTTCGCCGGACGCCGCTTCGCCGTGCGCGTCGCCCCCGGCCTGCTGCTGCCCGCCCCGGACGGACTCCTCGACAAGGAGGAGCGCCAGGAGCGGGAGGCGGAGGCCGATGCCGCCGCCGCCGGCCTGCGTCAGGCATTGGGCGACACGGGCAGCGTCACCGACTGGACACGGGTGCGGGATGCCGTTCTTGCGCTTGGCCTGCCTGAGGAATTGAAAGCGGCGCTGACCCGGCTGGACCACGCCAAGGGCCGGCATCGGCGGGTGGAGATGCACCGCGACCTCTATGGCGAGGACGGCGACCAGCCGCGCGGCATCGTCTTCGTCGCGCCGCTGGGCCTGAAGGACATGACGGCGGAGGACGACAAGGCGGACGGCGGATCGACCGACGACGACATCGCCGGATCGCTGCCCGGCTACGCCCAGCCCCTGGCCGAACACAGCGGAGAGGTGGAGGCGATGGCCACCCATTTCGCCGGCAGCGCCGGGCTGTCGCCGGAGCGCGTTACCGATCTCGCCATCGCCGGCTATCTGCATGATCTCGGCAAGATCGATGAGCGCTTTCAGCGCTGGCTGGCCGGCGATCCGCTGGCCGATCCGGACCGCGTGCTGGCGAAATCCGGCCGCAAACTGCCGCGCGACGCCCGCGAGCGGGCCGGGCTGCCACCCCACTGGCGGCACGAGGCGCTGTCGGTGCGGCTGGCACGGGAAACGCCCCGGCTGGAGGAGGCCATGGATCCGCAACTCGTCCTGTGGCTGATCGGCACCCATCACGGCCATGGCCGCCCCCTGTTCCCGCACCGTGACGAGAAGGACGCGGAGCAGCGGCCGAATCTGCCGGCGGCGCTCGGCAATCGGACCAGCTTGGCGCCGGGCCATGGTCCGCAATCGCTGGGCTTCGATCTGGACGGGCTGGACTGGCCCGGCCTGTTCGAAGCGCTGAAGGCGAAATACGGCCTGTGGGAGCTGGCCCGGATGGAGGCCATCCTGCGGCTCGCCGACCAGCGCGCCTCGGCGGAGGCCGCCAAACGGAAAGGCGATGAGGCCGGCAAGACGGCCGGCAAGACGGAAGGAGACGCGGCATGA